Proteins encoded together in one Aminipila butyrica window:
- a CDS encoding sugar 3,4-ketoisomerase, translated as MDVKKIEFNQRNNTTGKLTFLEAKRDIPFEIKRIYYVYDVAKGERRGFHAHKELEQYLICIHGGCTILLDDGLEKENVLLNNPSEGLYVGPGTWREMYGFSEGAVLLVLASEYYDEADYIRDYSQFKRYITDKEA; from the coding sequence ATGGACGTAAAGAAAATAGAATTCAATCAAAGAAACAATACTACGGGCAAATTGACATTTTTAGAAGCAAAACGTGACATCCCATTTGAAATAAAGCGAATTTACTATGTTTATGATGTAGCTAAAGGCGAGCGAAGAGGGTTTCATGCACATAAAGAATTAGAACAATACTTAATTTGCATACACGGTGGGTGCACAATTTTACTGGATGACGGTTTAGAAAAAGAAAATGTTTTACTCAATAACCCAAGTGAAGGATTATATGTCGGCCCTGGAACATGGAGAGAAATGTATGGCTTTTCAGAGGGTGCAGTTTTGTTGGTTCTGGCATCAGAGTATTACGATGAAGCGGATTATATAAGGGATTATAGTCAATTTAAAAGATATATAACAGATAAGGAGGCTTGA
- a CDS encoding ABC transporter ATP-binding protein, with amino-acid sequence MIIEANDISIRYILGDFKDIGLKEYVMRKVKKNYHVREFWAVDGVSFSLEKGDMVGIVGGNGAGKSTLLKAISGIMVPTKGSMKINGNISALLELGSGFDGDLTVQENTFLRGAMLGYTREFMNEKYPEIISFAELDEFQDRPFKQLSSGMKSRLAFSIASLVKPEILILDEVLSVGDGAFQKKSEEKMLEVINGGVTTILVSHSLDQIRRMCNKVLWLDKGKQIAFGETEEICDRYQEFLEKK; translated from the coding sequence ATGATTATAGAAGCAAATGATATATCAATTCGGTATATTTTAGGGGATTTTAAAGATATTGGCCTGAAAGAATACGTTATGAGAAAGGTCAAGAAAAACTATCACGTCAGAGAGTTTTGGGCAGTAGATGGCGTGAGCTTTTCCTTGGAAAAAGGAGATATGGTAGGTATCGTTGGCGGCAATGGCGCCGGAAAATCTACCCTGTTGAAAGCTATATCCGGCATTATGGTGCCTACAAAAGGTAGTATGAAAATAAATGGAAATATATCTGCCCTTTTGGAGCTAGGAAGCGGGTTTGATGGAGATTTAACTGTGCAGGAGAACACCTTCCTACGTGGTGCCATGCTGGGATATACAAGAGAGTTTATGAATGAAAAATATCCTGAGATTATATCCTTTGCCGAGCTTGATGAGTTTCAAGACAGACCCTTTAAACAGCTTTCCTCCGGTATGAAATCCAGGCTGGCCTTTTCCATAGCAAGTTTAGTAAAACCAGAAATTCTTATCTTAGATGAAGTACTTTCGGTTGGGGACGGTGCTTTTCAAAAAAAAAGTGAAGAGAAAATGCTGGAAGTTATAAATGGCGGGGTCACAACTATACTGGTATCCCATTCGCTGGATCAGATCAGACGGATGTGCAATAAGGTACTATGGTTGGACAAGGGAAAACAAATTGCTTTTGGAGAAACAGAAGAGATTTGCGATAGATATCAAGAGTTTTTGGAGAAGAAATAG
- a CDS encoding glycosyltransferase has translation MLAKKSLKGQRMRLVCKILNSWQHFGIVALFAKAWEKFAIDKYRFRTNLQRVVPTFPDRKHKTAIEKPLVQEDKGLSICYLIHYFFPDKQGGTERFVLNLAKEQQKIGNQVRVITLGKRTLKQYSNKIQSLYWEDFVFDGVPVTQIRYKRAPRGLYYDTICDDEPNMMAFAESFFYENKVDVIHVAYPQPFSSFLTVCKQKNIPYIVTLTDFNILCHYATMVAKNGEFCDGSQCGTKCERYCHTYGLLDSKRRYMLAKELLSNAGYLTVPSEFVAKIIEHEFQNISVEVIPHGISESFVVKNQRTNTKKFMYAGTLSDLKGVELLIKAFLRLSDKDISLHIYGEGEPTYVNTLKRLAKSDKRILFHGSISANEISRAYQEADCVIVPSIWFETYNFVLREALACGNLVVVSNIGAMPEAVSASQNGFVFNAGDEASLHDALQRAKRFKWQQYQPSQFPKIADEATKYNSIYYYLMDGRIQHAQD, from the coding sequence TTGCTTGCAAAGAAAAGCTTGAAAGGGCAACGTATGAGGTTGGTTTGTAAAATTTTAAATTCTTGGCAGCATTTTGGAATTGTAGCTTTATTTGCTAAGGCTTGGGAAAAGTTTGCCATTGATAAATATAGGTTTCGCACTAATCTTCAAAGAGTTGTCCCTACTTTTCCAGATAGAAAGCATAAAACAGCAATTGAAAAACCTCTTGTTCAGGAGGATAAAGGACTTTCTATATGCTATTTGATACACTATTTCTTTCCCGATAAGCAAGGGGGAACGGAAAGGTTTGTATTAAATCTTGCTAAAGAACAACAGAAAATAGGAAATCAAGTCCGAGTAATAACCCTAGGGAAAAGAACATTAAAACAGTACAGCAATAAAATACAGAGCCTTTATTGGGAAGACTTTGTATTTGATGGGGTTCCTGTTACACAAATAAGGTATAAGAGAGCTCCAAGAGGATTGTATTACGATACTATTTGTGATGATGAGCCGAATATGATGGCTTTCGCAGAAAGCTTTTTTTATGAAAATAAGGTGGATGTCATACATGTGGCGTATCCTCAGCCATTTTCCTCTTTTTTAACAGTTTGCAAACAAAAGAATATACCCTACATAGTGACGCTCACGGATTTTAATATACTCTGTCACTATGCAACCATGGTGGCAAAAAACGGAGAGTTTTGTGATGGAAGCCAATGTGGAACTAAATGCGAAAGATATTGCCATACGTATGGATTATTAGATTCCAAGAGACGCTATATGTTGGCTAAGGAGCTTTTAAGCAATGCAGGCTATCTGACTGTACCTTCTGAATTTGTTGCAAAAATAATCGAACATGAATTCCAGAATATTTCAGTCGAGGTTATACCACATGGGATTAGTGAAAGTTTTGTAGTAAAGAATCAGCGGACAAACACTAAAAAATTTATGTATGCAGGAACCTTATCGGATTTAAAAGGAGTGGAATTATTAATTAAAGCCTTCCTTAGATTGTCTGATAAGGATATTTCTCTTCACATATATGGGGAAGGAGAACCGACTTATGTAAATACTCTAAAACGATTAGCTAAATCAGATAAAAGGATTTTGTTTCATGGGAGCATTTCTGCCAATGAGATCTCAAGGGCATATCAGGAGGCTGATTGTGTGATAGTTCCTTCTATTTGGTTTGAGACGTACAATTTTGTCCTGCGAGAGGCCCTTGCGTGTGGTAATCTGGTGGTTGTATCAAATATAGGAGCAATGCCTGAAGCAGTTTCTGCTTCTCAAAATGGTTTTGTTTTTAATGCTGGTGATGAAGCCTCTTTGCATGATGCTTTACAAAGGGCAAAGAGGTTTAAGTGGCAGCAATACCAACCATCTCAATTTCCTAAAATCGCGGATGAAGCCACAAAATATAATAGTATATATTATTATTTGATGGACGGGAGGATACAACATGCCCAAGATTAG
- a CDS encoding glycosyltransferase family 2 protein: MPKISVILPAYNHEKYIASTLQSLLNQTVRDIEVIVVDDGSTDRTGEIIDEYSAQDSRIKAYHKENGGVVSASNEAMRYATGEWLAWCGSDDIIPPNAYQDLLKKSKTVDVVIGEFSEITDSGEKVRVHMQKWRRKSCFDSLFAMPAMWSKIIRRELITANKLQFPDVKLCEDLIFLAKVAALRPKYSVIHKDIYHYRNNPKETSGSMTHTYSLELFKAHVAGRFRVLKICDNAGLENGRNYIFLDSIKYLSGYLPEMKQEDVEVAMGALKRLVYANDWTNNEKYFESVFGVKPAIFLRLSGEEYVYMLLHEDVFKKVLRKFEAGDIGLQFALQCVKAWWRFKSESKMRK, from the coding sequence ATGCCCAAGATTAGTGTCATACTTCCCGCATATAATCACGAAAAATATATAGCCAGTACGCTGCAATCCTTGTTAAATCAAACTGTAAGAGATATTGAGGTAATCGTAGTTGATGATGGATCCACAGATAGAACCGGTGAAATCATAGATGAATATTCAGCGCAAGATAGCCGGATTAAAGCCTATCACAAAGAAAACGGTGGAGTCGTATCTGCAAGCAATGAAGCTATGAGATATGCAACCGGTGAATGGCTCGCCTGGTGCGGCAGCGATGACATCATTCCCCCGAATGCATACCAAGACTTGTTAAAAAAGAGCAAGACTGTGGATGTGGTTATCGGAGAATTTAGTGAAATTACTGATAGCGGTGAAAAAGTTAGAGTGCATATGCAGAAGTGGAGAAGAAAAAGTTGTTTTGATTCTCTTTTCGCGATGCCCGCTATGTGGTCAAAAATAATAAGGCGAGAGCTTATAACCGCAAACAAGCTGCAATTTCCTGATGTAAAATTATGTGAAGATTTAATCTTTCTAGCGAAGGTTGCGGCCTTAAGACCAAAGTATTCTGTAATTCATAAAGATATTTATCATTATAGAAATAATCCAAAAGAAACTTCCGGTTCTATGACCCATACCTATTCACTGGAATTATTTAAAGCACATGTGGCTGGAAGGTTTCGTGTGTTGAAAATCTGTGATAATGCAGGGTTGGAAAATGGAAGAAATTATATTTTTCTTGATTCTATAAAATATTTATCCGGCTATCTTCCAGAAATGAAACAGGAAGATGTAGAAGTCGCCATGGGTGCGTTAAAAAGGCTGGTTTATGCAAATGATTGGACAAACAATGAAAAATATTTTGAATCCGTATTTGGAGTAAAACCTGCCATATTTTTACGGCTTAGTGGTGAAGAATATGTTTATATGCTTTTGCACGAAGATGTATTTAAAAAAGTACTGAGAAAGTTTGAAGCAGGGGATATAGGCCTTCAATTTGCATTACAATGTGTCAAGGCTTGGTGGCGGTTTAAATCAGAATCTAAAATGCGTAAATAA
- a CDS encoding ABC transporter permease, whose amino-acid sequence MWQEIYNKAKKHQFLFEELVKRDFKKKYKRTSLGMLWSILSPLLMLLVMSIVFTNFFGRNMEHFTTYLFSGWAVFNYFTEATNGGMTSLIANSDIFTKVNVPKYLFLLSKNISAVINFAIVLIVYFIFAAIDQVDFTWKILFLVYPIGCLIVFNIGMGLILSALFVLFRDIQYLYSIFTQVVMYLSAIFYPATAFGKLLPLFYFNPIYVYITYFRWIVIEGIIPSIQFHLLCGFYAILVAVIGAAIYKKYNYRFLYYV is encoded by the coding sequence ATGTGGCAGGAAATTTATAATAAGGCTAAAAAGCATCAATTTCTTTTTGAAGAATTGGTAAAAAGAGATTTTAAGAAGAAATACAAGAGGACCAGCCTTGGGATGCTTTGGAGCATTTTATCACCATTACTGATGCTATTAGTTATGAGCATCGTATTTACGAACTTTTTTGGAAGAAATATGGAGCATTTTACAACATATTTGTTTTCGGGTTGGGCTGTCTTTAACTATTTTACAGAGGCAACAAATGGAGGTATGACCTCCCTAATAGCAAACTCGGATATATTCACAAAAGTAAATGTACCCAAATACTTATTTCTGCTCTCCAAAAATATTTCAGCTGTTATAAATTTTGCCATAGTTCTTATCGTATATTTCATTTTTGCAGCAATAGATCAAGTGGACTTTACCTGGAAAATTTTATTTTTAGTATATCCCATTGGGTGCCTTATCGTGTTTAATATTGGCATGGGCTTGATTTTATCCGCCTTATTTGTTCTATTTAGGGACATTCAATACCTTTATTCGATTTTTACTCAAGTTGTTATGTACTTGTCAGCGATATTTTACCCAGCGACGGCCTTTGGCAAGCTGCTTCCACTGTTTTATTTCAACCCAATATACGTGTATATAACTTACTTTAGGTGGATTGTCATAGAGGGTATCATACCATCTATACAGTTCCATTTATTATGCGGCTTTTATGCCATTTTGGTAGCTGTAATAGGTGCTGCTATTTATAAAAAATACAATTATAGATTTTTATACTATGTATAA